AGCTGATTTCGCCAATGGTGTTCCCTTCTGCATCACATATTTCGTAATGGCTGCGAGGAATACCGCGGTCAATCATTTCCAATCCTACCAGTTTGCGTTTGAGCCCGGCAGTTTTTTCAGCCAAAAGACTATCGCTGTTGATAAATTTCTTAGTGAATTTGGTCACCCAACCTAGTCCGGCCTCCAATGGCGAAGTGGTATCGGTGATGTCGTTGCCATATAAACAATAGCCCATTTCTAGTCTTAGCGTATCTCTTGCTCCCAGACCTATCGGTTTGATGTCAAATTCGGCTCCGGCTTCAAATATTTTCTTCCAAACCTCCTCAGCGATTGCATTGGGCAAGTAGATTTCAAATCCGCCTGCTCCGGTGTATCCGGTGGCAGAAATGGTAACGTTTTGATGGCCCGCAAAATCGCCTGTAACAAAGGTATAATAGTCCATTGAGGCTAAGTCTATGCTGGTGAGTTTTTGCAGTGTAGCGGTCGCTTTTGGGCCTTGTATGGCAAACAAACTGGTGTCGTCAGAAAGGTTGGTCATTTCCACCCCAAAGCTATTGTGGCTGCTGATCCAATTCCAGTCTTTTTCAATATTTCCGGCATTTACTACCAACATGTATTCATTATCCTGGATTTTATACACCAGAAGGTCATCTACTACCCCACCCTCAGTATTTGGCAGATATGCATACTGGATTTTTCCATCAAAAAGTACCGAGGCGTCATTGGAGATTACATGTTGAATCAAATCGAGGGCTTTTTCGCCTTTGAGATGAAACTCGCCCATGTGTGACACGTCAAAAACCCCTACGCCTTCACGCACGCAGCGGTGTTCTTCGTTGTCAGATGAATATCTGACCGGCATATAGAAGCCCGCAAATGGCACCATTTTGCCGCCGATGGATTCGTGAAAGTCTGATAGGGTAATTTTTTTAGCGTCCATTTGTTGATAATGTTTTTTTTGCAAAGATAAAGGTTTGAACCGGAATAGTAAATTTTGGAGTCCTTCAGGGCTTTAAATTTAAATTTTTCGAAATAATTAAAATTACTTTATCAATAGTTTTCTCCAAAACCATAAATTTGAAAAAAATTCTACAAAACAATGTGGAGAGCAGTATTCACGACTTACTTTTTTTTATTTTTTGTAAAAATTAATTTCGCACAAAAAAACACTTCAGAGCTTACTGTTGGCCAAAAAGCTTCATTACTGGTAGATGTTCTCAATAAAAAACATTGCCAACCAAGAGAAATCAATGATACATTTTCAGAGGTCTTGTTTGATAGTTTTATTCTCAATATTGATCCTGAAAAAGATATTTTTACTCAAGGAGATTTGAATAAAATCAAAACCCAAAAGCTGCTTCTCGACGATCAAATCAAATCAAAAAACATTGTTTTTATTCCAAAAATTACTCAAATCCTTAAGTCCAGACTGCTTTCAATCGATACACTTTTGGCAAGTTTATCTGAAAAACCAGTCAATTTAAATTCTAAGTTTACCTATTTCCCATTTTATGATTCTTTGTCAGTTGACAATGCCGAACTTAAGACCAGAATTCAAAGAAAATTAAAATACAGAATTTTTAATCAACTGTATTTGAGTGTTTTAGATACAAGCACGAATAGCATTTCCGACCACTTTCTGAATCCTCAGAATCTTGTTTTGGAAGAAAAAAAAGCCAGAAAACGGGTTTTGGATAAATTCCGGAATCAAATTTCAAAGATTATTCAATCTAAAGATGAAGTGTTTTTTAGAAATTATGAAAATCTATTTCTTCAAACCATCGCCAAAATCTACGATCCTCATACCGAATTTTTTGAAAATGAAGAAGTTAAAGATTTTATTGATGCTTTA
The sequence above is a segment of the Cytophagaceae bacterium genome. Coding sequences within it:
- the gcvT gene encoding glycine cleavage system aminomethyltransferase GcvT; protein product: MDAKKITLSDFHESIGGKMVPFAGFYMPVRYSSDNEEHRCVREGVGVFDVSHMGEFHLKGEKALDLIQHVISNDASVLFDGKIQYAYLPNTEGGVVDDLLVYKIQDNEYMLVVNAGNIEKDWNWISSHNSFGVEMTNLSDDTSLFAIQGPKATATLQKLTSIDLASMDYYTFVTGDFAGHQNVTISATGYTGAGGFEIYLPNAIAEEVWKKIFEAGAEFDIKPIGLGARDTLRLEMGYCLYGNDITDTTSPLEAGLGWVTKFTKKFINSDSLLAEKTAGLKRKLVGLEMIDRGIPRSHYEICDAEGNTIGEISSGTQSPTLGKGIAMGFVKTEFSKTGTEIFVKIREKLLKAHVVKMPFVKPGV